A genomic window from Longimicrobiaceae bacterium includes:
- a CDS encoding phosphoribosylanthranilate isomerase codes for MGPTNRPRIKICCISSVDEAWTAIRHGASALGLVSAMPSGPGVIGEDAIAEIARRVPPGIASFLLTSATDADAVIEQQRRCGTNTVQLCDAVDEAEYEKMRRAMPGVALVQVIHVRSDESVDEALSIAPHVNAILLDSGNPSLAVKELGGTGRVHDWSLSRRIREAVDVPVYLAGGLREDNVADAIARVQPFGLDLCSSVRTDGKLDAAKLERFFAATVRPAPASAAIQT; via the coding sequence GTGGGCCCCACGAACAGACCGCGCATCAAGATCTGCTGCATCTCGTCCGTAGACGAGGCATGGACGGCCATTCGTCACGGCGCGTCCGCGCTGGGCCTCGTCTCCGCGATGCCGAGCGGGCCGGGCGTGATCGGCGAAGATGCCATCGCGGAGATCGCGCGCCGCGTGCCGCCGGGTATCGCCTCGTTCCTGCTCACCTCCGCGACGGATGCGGACGCGGTGATCGAGCAGCAGCGCCGGTGCGGCACCAACACCGTCCAGCTCTGCGATGCGGTGGACGAGGCCGAGTACGAGAAGATGCGTCGGGCGATGCCCGGCGTCGCACTCGTCCAGGTGATCCACGTCCGGAGCGATGAGTCGGTGGACGAAGCGCTTTCCATCGCGCCGCACGTGAACGCCATCCTGCTCGATTCCGGCAACCCGTCGCTCGCGGTGAAGGAGCTGGGTGGCACCGGGCGCGTGCACGACTGGTCCCTCAGCCGCCGCATCCGCGAGGCGGTGGACGTGCCCGTCTACCTCGCCGGCGGCCTGCGCGAGGACAACGTCGCCGACGCCATCGCCCGCGTGCAGCCGTTCGGCCTGGACCTGTGCAGCAGCGTCCGCACGGACGGGAAGCTGGACGCCGCCAAGCTGGAACGCTTCTTCGCCGCCACGGTCCGCCCAGCCCCCGCATCCGCAGCGATCCAAACGTAA
- a CDS encoding DUF4153 domain-containing protein codes for MRFVPRALQAYAHDARAAFTHAPLEVLVGVLVAVTFAVTQRGSGRGQYDLWWRVAAASALAFPLLLSLSVLRARGVLAERLRWPISAAVLAAAALYGWLVLDPDHDAEAWRWFLLAAAAVLALLLTPVAGGGERAEVRRRTWSFGYRGIVRTVGVLGYAALLYLALSGAVGAVTTLFDLETPKHLYTDLFAVVFFALAPWILVGGIPRLIEPWRGDTAVPKPLSIAGRFLYVPVLVVYLAILYAYTVRVLVTGEIPKNLVSPLVIAAGLLGFGVALLLEPVYGDPEHRGVSRAVRLLPAALIPVLPLAFWAVLQRQAQYGWTEFRYVRLVVLVLLAMLAVLGTIRLVRRQPPVLSSVLAIFLAASLLAAVGPWSATAVSRRSQTARLEDGLRRIGLRDRAAWANQLTRKDGLRVDSARYEQITSSASYLYRNHGAAALRRVFPGVPDTLPTGGSVTALVHLVRSCGPPESDVSASFDWNGGVAGIEGGVMQQLNVTRGDPDTVAVAGAPTLTARLEPDAVVFRAGGADAWEARVELAAVRAHVNRMAARCPRPEYDAIHIDHALALQPLMDAAGRRRGQLLVTEAGIHNAPDTITAKGKVVRIDAPGFRRVGGSLFLRPSTAAPATPVH; via the coding sequence ATGAGATTCGTTCCGCGCGCATTGCAGGCGTACGCACACGACGCACGCGCCGCGTTCACGCACGCGCCGCTCGAGGTGCTGGTGGGCGTGCTCGTAGCCGTCACGTTCGCGGTCACGCAGCGGGGTTCCGGCCGGGGGCAGTACGATTTGTGGTGGCGCGTGGCCGCCGCGTCGGCTCTAGCGTTCCCGCTGCTGCTGAGCCTGAGCGTGCTGCGGGCGCGCGGGGTGCTGGCTGAGCGGCTGCGCTGGCCGATCTCCGCCGCCGTGCTCGCCGCCGCGGCATTGTACGGCTGGCTCGTCCTCGATCCCGACCACGATGCGGAGGCGTGGCGCTGGTTCCTGCTCGCGGCGGCGGCCGTGCTCGCGCTGCTGCTCACGCCTGTGGCGGGCGGCGGCGAGCGCGCGGAGGTGCGGCGGCGTACGTGGTCGTTCGGCTACAGGGGGATCGTGCGGACCGTGGGCGTGCTGGGCTACGCGGCGCTGCTGTACCTGGCGCTGAGCGGCGCGGTCGGTGCGGTGACCACGCTCTTCGACCTGGAGACGCCCAAGCACCTCTACACCGACCTTTTCGCGGTCGTCTTCTTCGCCCTCGCGCCGTGGATCCTGGTCGGCGGCATCCCGCGGCTGATCGAGCCGTGGCGCGGCGACACCGCGGTGCCCAAGCCGCTCAGCATCGCCGGGCGGTTCCTGTACGTGCCCGTGCTCGTCGTCTACCTCGCGATCCTGTACGCCTACACGGTGCGCGTTCTGGTGACCGGCGAGATCCCGAAGAACCTCGTCTCGCCGCTCGTGATCGCGGCCGGGTTGCTGGGTTTCGGCGTGGCGCTGCTGCTGGAGCCGGTGTACGGCGACCCCGAGCATCGGGGCGTCTCGCGCGCCGTGCGGCTGCTGCCCGCCGCGCTGATCCCGGTGCTGCCGCTGGCGTTCTGGGCGGTGCTCCAGCGGCAGGCGCAGTACGGGTGGACGGAGTTCCGCTACGTCCGCCTCGTCGTGCTGGTGCTTCTCGCGATGCTCGCGGTTCTCGGTACGATCCGCCTCGTCCGCCGTCAGCCGCCGGTACTCTCGTCGGTGCTCGCCATCTTCCTGGCGGCGTCCCTGCTCGCCGCCGTCGGGCCGTGGAGCGCGACCGCCGTCTCCCGCCGCAGCCAGACCGCGCGCCTGGAAGACGGGCTTCGCCGTATCGGGCTTCGCGACCGCGCCGCCTGGGCGAACCAGCTCACGCGCAAGGACGGGCTGCGGGTAGACTCCGCGCGATACGAGCAGATCACGTCCAGCGCGTCGTACCTCTACCGGAACCACGGAGCCGCCGCGCTGCGCCGCGTCTTCCCGGGCGTCCCGGACACGCTGCCGACGGGAGGAAGCGTCACCGCTCTCGTTCACCTGGTGCGTTCGTGCGGGCCGCCGGAGAGCGACGTCAGCGCATCGTTCGACTGGAACGGTGGTGTCGCGGGGATCGAAGGGGGCGTGATGCAGCAGCTCAACGTGACCCGCGGCGATCCGGACACGGTCGCAGTGGCCGGCGCCCCGACCCTCACGGCGCGGCTGGAGCCGGACGCGGTTGTGTTCCGTGCGGGAGGAGCGGATGCATGGGAAGCGCGGGTCGAGCTCGCCGCAGTGAGGGCCCACGTGAACCGCATGGCCGCTAGATGTCCGCGCCCGGAATATGACGCGATCCACATCGACCACGCTCTCGCGCTCCAGCCGCTCATGGACGCGGCAGGACGCCGCCGCGGCCAGCTTCTGGTGACGGAGGCCGGTATCCACAATGCCCCGGATACGATCACGGCGAAAGGCAAGGTCGTCCGCATCGACGCACCGGGCTTCCGCCGTGTGGGCGGATCGTTGTTCCTTCGTCCCTCCACCGCGGCGCCCGCCACGCCGGTGCACTGA
- a CDS encoding RNA polymerase sigma factor produces MSDAALALRLEGDVRAAARGDHGAFGRLVDATRTTVDSIALAILRDVELARETAQDVYLAVWTDLGKLREPASFLPWLRQVTRNRAHTALRTQVRRRKRISDGHADELLAAAADPRPNAIERLVAEEERAALAAALDALPAPTREAVVLFYREGQSARQVGELLGMSEDAVKQRLSRARIRLRGEMARRLEETAPTAAFTAAVLVALSLASPGAASATAVAAGGAAAVGGKLAIGGKTAVKVGAFALTSAVSGAFVGLFGGWMGVLAGARKMLAAAHDEEERRGIRRFAAVCMLGSLVFIATIVLRPRPVPVTIAFAVMIGIFAFCHFAWLPRIVRRRMEAELRADPEGAAKRHAHGRKMGILGFAAGLFLGSVPIVLMWLREM; encoded by the coding sequence ATGAGCGACGCGGCCCTCGCGCTGCGGCTGGAGGGCGACGTGAGGGCCGCCGCGCGCGGCGACCACGGCGCCTTCGGGCGGCTGGTGGATGCCACGCGCACCACCGTGGACTCCATCGCCCTCGCCATCCTGCGCGACGTGGAGCTGGCGCGCGAGACGGCGCAGGACGTCTACCTCGCGGTATGGACGGACCTGGGCAAGCTGCGCGAGCCCGCCAGCTTCCTGCCGTGGCTGCGCCAGGTCACGCGCAACCGCGCCCACACCGCGCTGCGCACGCAGGTGCGCCGCCGCAAGCGCATCAGCGACGGGCACGCGGACGAGCTGCTGGCCGCGGCGGCCGACCCGCGCCCGAACGCCATCGAGCGGCTAGTCGCGGAGGAGGAGCGCGCCGCCCTGGCCGCCGCGCTCGACGCGCTGCCTGCGCCCACGCGCGAGGCGGTGGTGCTCTTCTACCGGGAAGGCCAGTCGGCCCGCCAGGTGGGCGAGCTGCTGGGGATGAGCGAGGACGCGGTGAAGCAGCGCCTTTCCCGCGCCCGCATCCGCCTTCGCGGCGAGATGGCGCGGCGGCTGGAGGAGACGGCGCCCACGGCGGCGTTCACGGCCGCGGTGCTCGTCGCGCTATCGCTCGCGTCGCCCGGGGCGGCGAGCGCGACGGCGGTTGCCGCGGGTGGAGCGGCGGCGGTGGGCGGGAAGCTGGCGATAGGCGGGAAGACGGCGGTGAAGGTAGGCGCGTTCGCGCTCACCAGCGCGGTCTCCGGCGCCTTCGTCGGCCTCTTCGGAGGATGGATGGGCGTGCTGGCAGGCGCGCGGAAGATGCTCGCCGCCGCGCACGACGAGGAGGAGCGCCGCGGCATCCGGCGCTTCGCGGCGGTGTGCATGCTCGGGTCGCTCGTCTTCATCGCCACCATCGTGCTGCGGCCGCGCCCGGTGCCGGTGACCATCGCGTTCGCGGTGATGATCGGCATCTTCGCCTTCTGTCACTTCGCCTGGCTGCCGCGCATCGTCCGCCGGCGCATGGAGGCCGAGCTGCGCGCCGATCCTGAAGGCGCCGCCAAGCGTCACGCCCACGGCCGGAAGATGGGAATCCTCGGCTTCGCCGCCGGCCTCTTCCTCGGAAGCGTCCCGATCGTGCTGATGTGGCTTCGGGAGATGTGA
- a CDS encoding alpha/beta hydrolase, with translation MRRLSLHLRAIPSAAALLSLASVLPASAQTSARAASPVPPPTNASADVKPFVVQRVGHGRPMILIPGLISSGEVWKGAVEHYRGRYDMHVLTLAGFAGVPPMGGDRFLETERDAIIRYIREQRLDHPVLVGHSLGAFLAFSVASAAPDLVGPVVAVDGVPYLAALGDSTMTPEKMRAQAEMMRAGFAALGPDAMEQQTRMSMSGLAKDSASREMGVRWGRASDAATAGRAMAEMLTTDLRPAVAAIRTPVLLIASGDGITEAQRASVLASYAAQVARIPRHTVVQAVNARHFVMLDDPAFLFAAMDRFLEGR, from the coding sequence ATGCGCCGCCTTTCCCTTCACCTCCGCGCGATTCCCAGCGCTGCCGCACTCCTGTCGCTCGCCAGCGTGCTTCCCGCCTCCGCGCAGACCTCCGCGCGCGCCGCATCTCCCGTCCCGCCGCCCACCAATGCTTCGGCAGATGTGAAGCCGTTCGTCGTGCAGCGGGTGGGGCACGGGCGGCCGATGATCCTCATCCCCGGCCTCATCTCTTCGGGCGAGGTGTGGAAGGGCGCGGTGGAGCACTACCGCGGCCGGTACGACATGCACGTGCTGACGCTGGCCGGCTTCGCGGGCGTGCCGCCGATGGGCGGCGACCGGTTCCTGGAGACGGAGCGCGACGCCATCATCCGCTACATCCGCGAGCAGCGGCTGGACCACCCCGTGCTGGTGGGCCACAGCCTCGGCGCCTTCCTGGCGTTCTCCGTCGCGTCCGCGGCTCCGGACCTCGTGGGCCCCGTGGTGGCGGTGGACGGCGTGCCGTACCTTGCCGCGCTCGGCGACAGCACCATGACGCCGGAGAAGATGCGCGCCCAGGCGGAGATGATGCGCGCCGGTTTCGCCGCCCTTGGCCCCGATGCGATGGAGCAGCAGACGCGGATGTCGATGAGCGGTCTCGCGAAGGACTCGGCGAGCAGGGAGATGGGCGTGCGCTGGGGCCGCGCGTCGGACGCGGCGACCGCCGGCCGCGCGATGGCGGAGATGCTGACCACGGACCTGCGCCCCGCCGTGGCCGCCATCCGCACGCCCGTGCTGCTGATCGCTTCCGGCGACGGGATCACGGAAGCGCAGCGGGCTTCCGTGCTGGCGAGCTACGCGGCGCAGGTGGCCCGCATCCCGCGGCACACGGTGGTGCAGGCCGTGAACGCGCGCCACTTCGTGATGCTGGACGACCCGGCGTTCCTCTTCGCGGCGATGGACCGCTTCCTGGAGGGCAGATGA
- the guaA gene encoding glutamine-hydrolyzing GMP synthase, whose product MDPNRILIIDYGSQFTQLIARRIREERVYCEIQPPTRSLEWIREWKPKGVILSGGPSSVYGEDVPTADPQLLHMGVPVLGVCYGMQLITHLEGGTVERGRREYGRAQVDIREATGIFEGFRPGEQTTVWMSHGDHVVAPPPGYRVLASTPDLPYAAFQAEDRPIYGVQFHVEVAHTTRGAEMISNFVFAVCGCEPTWTAGSYIETELEKIRQTVGGAQAICGLSGGVDSSVAATLVHRAIGDRLTNIFVDTGLLRQGEREAVERTMRKHMGMKLEVVDASALFLERLKGVEDPEQKRKIIGHTFIDVFEEAAAKIGADARFLVQGTLYPDVIESLSVKGPSATIKTHHNVGGLKEEMSFSLIEPLRELFKDEVRQVGRELGLPEEMVGRHPFPGPGLAIRVLGAVDERELAILRQADAIYLEEIRAAGLYDDIWQAFAVLLPVRSVGVMGDERTYENVCALRAVTSRDGMTADWYPFPHDVLGRISTRIINEVAGINRVCYDVSSKPPATIEWE is encoded by the coding sequence GTGGATCCCAACCGCATCCTGATCATAGACTACGGCTCGCAGTTCACGCAGCTCATCGCGCGGCGCATCCGCGAAGAGCGCGTGTACTGCGAGATCCAGCCGCCCACCCGCTCGCTGGAGTGGATCCGCGAGTGGAAGCCCAAGGGCGTCATCCTCTCCGGCGGCCCCTCGTCCGTCTACGGCGAAGACGTGCCTACGGCCGATCCGCAGCTGCTGCACATGGGCGTGCCGGTGCTGGGCGTGTGCTATGGGATGCAGCTCATCACGCACCTGGAGGGCGGCACCGTGGAGCGCGGCCGCCGCGAGTACGGCCGTGCGCAGGTGGACATCCGTGAGGCCACGGGCATCTTCGAGGGCTTCCGCCCCGGCGAGCAGACCACCGTGTGGATGAGCCACGGTGACCACGTGGTCGCGCCGCCGCCGGGCTACCGCGTTCTCGCCAGCACGCCGGATCTGCCGTACGCCGCGTTCCAGGCCGAGGACCGCCCCATCTACGGCGTTCAGTTCCACGTGGAGGTGGCGCACACCACGCGCGGCGCGGAGATGATCTCCAACTTCGTCTTCGCCGTCTGCGGCTGCGAGCCCACGTGGACGGCGGGCTCGTACATCGAGACGGAGCTGGAGAAGATCCGGCAGACGGTGGGCGGCGCGCAGGCCATCTGCGGCCTCTCCGGCGGCGTGGACTCGTCCGTGGCGGCCACGCTGGTGCACCGCGCCATCGGCGACCGGCTCACCAACATCTTCGTGGACACGGGCCTGCTGCGGCAGGGCGAGCGCGAGGCCGTAGAGCGCACCATGCGCAAGCACATGGGGATGAAGCTGGAGGTGGTGGACGCCTCCGCGCTCTTCCTGGAGCGTCTCAAAGGTGTCGAGGATCCCGAGCAGAAGCGCAAGATCATCGGCCACACCTTCATCGACGTGTTCGAGGAGGCCGCGGCCAAGATCGGCGCCGACGCCAGGTTCCTCGTGCAGGGCACGCTCTATCCGGACGTGATCGAGTCGCTGTCGGTGAAGGGCCCGTCGGCCACCATCAAGACGCACCACAACGTGGGCGGCCTCAAGGAGGAGATGAGCTTCTCGCTGATCGAGCCGCTGCGGGAGCTGTTCAAGGACGAGGTGCGCCAGGTGGGGCGCGAGCTGGGCCTGCCGGAGGAGATGGTGGGCCGCCACCCCTTTCCCGGCCCAGGCCTGGCCATCCGCGTGCTGGGCGCCGTGGACGAGCGCGAGCTGGCGATCCTGCGCCAGGCGGATGCCATCTACCTGGAAGAGATCCGCGCAGCCGGCCTGTACGACGACATCTGGCAGGCGTTCGCGGTGCTGCTCCCGGTGCGCTCCGTGGGCGTGATGGGCGACGAGCGCACGTACGAGAACGTCTGCGCCCTGCGCGCTGTCACCAGCCGCGACGGCATGACGGCGGACTGGTATCCGTTCCCGCACGACGTGCTGGGCCGCATCAGCACGCGCATCATCAACGAGGTCGCGGGCATCAACCGCGTCTGCTACGACGTCTCCAGCAAGCCTCCCGCGACCATCGAGTGGGAGTAG
- a CDS encoding amino acid racemase has translation MARVGLVGGLGPESTIDYYRRILEAWAHEDASTAPSIVIDSLDVHLALRLVATDREALADYLLASVQRLAGAGCGFVAMTANTPHIVFDDLAACSPVPLLSIVEVCAEEARRRGMSRLGLLGTRFTMEAPFYPEVFRRYGIEVVTPDEADRAWVHDRYVGQLLKGDFRNDTRQELTTLVSRMRDEEHIDGIILGGTELPLLLPGTDIAGVPALDTTALHVAAIVRRLRYEGSSTV, from the coding sequence ATGGCGAGAGTGGGACTGGTAGGAGGGCTGGGGCCGGAGTCCACGATCGATTACTACCGCCGCATCCTGGAAGCGTGGGCGCACGAAGACGCGTCCACCGCACCGTCGATCGTCATCGACAGCCTGGACGTCCATCTCGCGCTTCGCCTCGTGGCAACGGATCGCGAGGCGCTGGCGGATTATCTCCTCGCCTCGGTTCAGCGACTCGCGGGCGCAGGCTGCGGCTTCGTGGCGATGACGGCCAACACGCCGCACATCGTGTTCGACGATCTCGCGGCGTGTTCACCCGTTCCACTGCTGAGCATCGTCGAAGTCTGCGCGGAAGAGGCGCGGCGGCGGGGGATGAGCCGCCTCGGCCTTCTCGGCACGCGGTTCACGATGGAGGCGCCGTTCTATCCGGAAGTCTTCCGGCGCTACGGAATCGAGGTGGTGACGCCGGACGAGGCGGACCGCGCATGGGTCCACGACCGCTACGTCGGCCAGCTCCTCAAAGGCGACTTCCGCAACGATACGCGGCAGGAGCTCACCACACTCGTGAGCCGGATGCGCGACGAGGAGCACATCGACGGAATCATCCTGGGCGGGACGGAGCTGCCGCTGCTGCTTCCCGGGACGGACATCGCGGGTGTCCCGGCGCTGGACACGACGGCGCTGCACGTGGCCGCCATCGTCCGCCGCCTGCGCTACGAAGGTTCATCTACAGTCTGA
- a CDS encoding putative glycoside hydrolase encodes MRCTQARLALSSVLLLGACGAPAADHRTESLASAAAVASSFVSANGSHAVPAHARAASADAAPRDRAPEYIRGLYVTAYTAASKRRMPQLLALADSTEINTFVVDVKDENGILYLSGVPLVRQMGLRTGHPIYSLKALADTLRAHDIYAIARIVVFKDPILSKARPDWSIRTPTGALWRDKVGNTWVSPWDQHVWDYNIAIAEEAARAGFPEVQFDYVRFPEAYKSLPRQVHPGATGSRTDAISGFLTRARDRLHPLGAVVGADLFGLSMNDAGDVEIGQQWETLSGIADHLLPMVYPSHYFPTHLPGVPHPNRMPYEAIRTAVGMGVIRNDRLREAGVRPARTIPWLQAFNAPWVDRNYPYGPQQATAQMQGVYDVGLEDWIFWNAASRYENVQAAFDTRYESHAKIFTPPHRLVAQVNRFEGWGMREARQKAVARAGAAAGRTTGGR; translated from the coding sequence ATGCGCTGCACCCAGGCTCGCCTCGCCCTCTCGTCCGTCCTGCTCCTCGGCGCGTGCGGCGCGCCCGCCGCGGACCACCGCACCGAATCGCTGGCCTCTGCCGCGGCGGTCGCCTCTTCCTTCGTCTCGGCAAACGGCTCGCACGCGGTGCCCGCCCATGCGCGGGCCGCCAGCGCCGACGCCGCCCCGCGCGACCGGGCGCCGGAGTACATCCGCGGGCTGTACGTGACGGCGTACACGGCCGCGTCCAAGCGCCGCATGCCGCAGCTGCTGGCGCTGGCCGACAGCACGGAGATCAACACCTTCGTGGTGGACGTGAAGGACGAGAACGGCATCCTCTACCTCAGCGGCGTGCCGCTGGTACGGCAGATGGGGCTGCGCACCGGGCACCCCATCTACAGCCTGAAGGCGCTGGCCGACACGCTGCGGGCGCACGACATCTACGCCATCGCCCGCATCGTCGTGTTCAAGGACCCCATCCTCAGCAAGGCGCGGCCGGACTGGAGCATCCGCACTCCCACCGGGGCGCTGTGGCGCGACAAGGTGGGCAACACGTGGGTGAGCCCGTGGGACCAGCACGTGTGGGACTACAACATCGCCATCGCCGAAGAGGCGGCGCGCGCCGGCTTCCCCGAGGTGCAGTTCGACTACGTGCGCTTCCCCGAGGCGTACAAGAGCCTGCCGCGCCAGGTGCACCCCGGCGCCACGGGCAGCCGCACGGACGCCATCTCCGGCTTCCTCACGCGCGCCCGCGACCGGCTGCACCCGCTGGGCGCCGTGGTGGGCGCCGACCTGTTCGGGCTGTCGATGAACGACGCGGGCGACGTGGAGATCGGGCAGCAGTGGGAGACGCTTTCCGGCATCGCGGACCACCTGCTGCCGATGGTCTATCCGTCGCACTACTTCCCCACGCACCTGCCGGGCGTGCCGCACCCCAACCGCATGCCGTACGAGGCGATCCGCACGGCCGTGGGCATGGGCGTGATCCGCAACGACCGCCTGCGCGAGGCGGGCGTGCGGCCCGCGCGGACGATTCCGTGGCTCCAGGCGTTCAACGCGCCGTGGGTGGACCGCAACTACCCGTACGGCCCGCAGCAGGCCACCGCGCAGATGCAGGGCGTGTACGACGTGGGCCTGGAGGACTGGATCTTCTGGAACGCCGCGTCGCGCTACGAGAACGTCCAGGCCGCCTTCGACACGCGGTACGAGTCGCACGCGAAGATCTTCACCCCGCCGCACCGCCTGGTCGCGCAGGTGAACCGTTTCGAAGGCTGGGGTATGCGCGAAGCCCGCCAGAAGGCCGTTGCGAGAGCAGGCGCGGCGGCTGGCCGGACGACTGGCGGGCGGTAG